In Bacteriovorax stolpii, a single genomic region encodes these proteins:
- the aspA gene encoding aspartate ammonia-lyase, producing the protein MSSQKDVRIEHDLLGDLAVPADAYYGIHTQRAIENFKISDSQIGHNHIMVKSLAITKKACALANGEIGTIDAKVAEIIARACDEIIIHGRCMDQFPSDIYQGGAGTSVNMNANEVIANLALELLGEKKGSYHIIHPNDHVNKCQSTNDAYPTAFRIALYRHITLLIEALESLCSSFAHKAEEFKPILKMGRTQLQDAVPMSLGQEFNAYATLLKEEVKLISKLKDLILEVNLGATAIGTGINAPEGYSRVAVKKLAEITGLEYTVSEDLIEATSDCGAYVMISGALKRTAVKLSKICNDLRLLSSGPRAGLKEINLPELQAGSSIMPAKVNPVIPEVVNQVCFKVIGNDLTVTMASEAGQLQLNVMEPVIASSLFESINLLENASYNLKYKCIDGITANPDICKNNVMNSIAIVTFLDPILGHEKCDLIGKECAKTGKTVSEVVLENKLLTQEQLDQIFSTENMLNPKYIGKNFKLQTL; encoded by the coding sequence ATGAGTTCACAAAAAGACGTGAGAATTGAACATGACCTTCTAGGAGACCTGGCAGTGCCAGCGGATGCCTATTATGGGATTCACACTCAACGTGCAATTGAGAACTTTAAAATTTCCGACAGCCAAATCGGCCACAACCACATCATGGTTAAATCTCTGGCGATCACTAAAAAGGCCTGCGCTTTAGCAAACGGTGAAATCGGAACAATCGATGCAAAAGTTGCAGAGATCATCGCACGCGCTTGTGATGAAATTATTATTCACGGCCGCTGCATGGATCAATTTCCTTCGGATATCTACCAAGGTGGAGCTGGAACTTCTGTCAACATGAACGCCAATGAAGTTATCGCTAACCTTGCCCTTGAACTTTTAGGTGAGAAAAAAGGAAGTTACCACATCATTCACCCGAATGATCACGTCAATAAATGCCAATCGACAAACGATGCTTATCCAACGGCTTTCAGGATTGCCCTTTATAGACATATCACTCTATTGATTGAAGCACTCGAGTCTCTTTGCTCTTCATTTGCTCACAAAGCAGAAGAGTTTAAGCCTATTTTAAAAATGGGCCGTACTCAACTTCAAGATGCTGTTCCCATGTCATTAGGGCAAGAGTTCAATGCTTATGCCACTCTCCTAAAAGAAGAAGTGAAACTGATCTCAAAACTAAAAGATTTAATTCTTGAAGTGAACTTAGGGGCCACTGCAATTGGTACTGGTATTAACGCTCCAGAGGGATACTCTCGAGTGGCCGTAAAAAAACTGGCAGAAATCACCGGACTTGAATACACAGTTTCAGAAGACCTTATTGAAGCCACATCTGACTGTGGAGCTTATGTTATGATCTCTGGCGCTCTAAAAAGAACGGCCGTGAAACTTTCTAAAATCTGCAACGACCTTCGCCTGCTTTCAAGTGGCCCTCGTGCAGGATTAAAAGAAATCAACCTTCCAGAACTTCAAGCAGGATCAAGCATCATGCCTGCCAAGGTCAACCCGGTTATCCCGGAAGTTGTAAACCAGGTTTGTTTCAAAGTTATCGGAAACGACTTAACAGTTACTATGGCATCAGAGGCCGGACAGCTACAGTTAAACGTGATGGAGCCAGTGATTGCTTCTTCTTTGTTTGAATCAATCAACCTTTTAGAAAATGCTTCATACAATCTAAAATATAAATGTATCGATGGGATCACCGCGAACCCGGATATCTGTAAGAACAACGTTATGAACAGTATCGCCATCGTGACTTTCTTAGACCCGATTCTAGGACACGAAAAGTGTGACCTGATTGGAAAAGAATGTGCGAAGACTGGTAAAACTGTGAGTGAAGTTGTCTTAGAAAATAAACTTCTGACTCAAGAGCAGTTAGACCAGATCTTCTCTACTGAAAACATGTTAAACCCAAAATATATCGGGAAAAACTTTAAGCTACAAACGCTCTAG
- a CDS encoding Glu/Leu/Phe/Val family dehydrogenase: MSLFDAALFQDAIKQLEDAAKIMGLDPNVAERLKYPKRALQVSVPIRLDDGTVKTFIGYRVQHNLSLGPGKGGIRYHPGVDLSETAGLAMLMTFKCALVGLPYGGAKGGICVDPTQLSRQELQALTRRYATEINMIIGPHVDIPAPDIGTDGQTMGWFMDTYSQIKGYTDGAVVTGKPIEIGGSKGRAESTGKGVAFCVNFAAEKIGMTINQNTTVAIHGFGKVAIPAANDLRAQGAKIVAVSDVSGGVYDANGLDIEKCEKWVKENKVLKGMPGTKHITNDELFALNVDVLIPAAIDGVITKDNAHVVKAKIIAEGANGPLTKEAIDIVTEKGAFLIPDVLCNAGGVIVSYFEWVQGLQSFFWDLDEVNKRLHSIMKDAFENVYSVSKEYNCNMKSAALVAAIRRLEKAMKLRGLWPS; this comes from the coding sequence ATGAGTTTATTCGACGCTGCTCTTTTTCAAGATGCTATTAAGCAACTTGAAGACGCTGCAAAGATCATGGGTCTAGACCCAAACGTAGCTGAAAGATTAAAATACCCAAAACGTGCATTACAAGTTTCTGTGCCTATTCGTCTTGACGATGGAACAGTTAAAACGTTCATCGGATACAGAGTTCAGCACAACTTATCTCTAGGTCCTGGTAAAGGTGGAATTCGTTATCATCCAGGTGTAGACCTTTCTGAAACTGCAGGGCTAGCAATGCTTATGACATTTAAGTGTGCCCTTGTTGGTCTTCCATACGGTGGAGCAAAAGGTGGTATCTGTGTTGATCCAACACAACTTTCTCGTCAAGAGCTTCAAGCGCTAACTCGTCGTTACGCTACAGAAATTAACATGATCATCGGGCCACACGTAGACATTCCAGCTCCAGATATCGGAACTGATGGACAGACTATGGGTTGGTTCATGGACACATACTCTCAAATCAAAGGATACACTGACGGTGCAGTCGTTACTGGTAAGCCAATTGAAATCGGGGGCTCTAAAGGACGTGCTGAATCGACAGGTAAAGGGGTTGCATTCTGTGTAAACTTCGCTGCTGAAAAGATCGGTATGACAATCAACCAAAACACAACTGTAGCGATCCACGGATTCGGTAAAGTTGCTATCCCTGCTGCAAACGATCTTCGCGCTCAAGGTGCAAAAATCGTAGCTGTTTCTGACGTTTCTGGTGGTGTTTACGACGCTAACGGATTAGACATTGAAAAATGTGAGAAATGGGTAAAAGAAAATAAAGTTCTAAAAGGTATGCCAGGAACAAAACACATCACTAACGACGAGCTATTCGCTCTTAACGTTGATGTTCTTATCCCTGCAGCTATCGACGGTGTTATCACAAAAGACAACGCTCACGTCGTAAAAGCAAAAATCATCGCTGAAGGTGCTAACGGACCTTTAACAAAAGAAGCGATCGATATCGTAACAGAAAAAGGTGCATTCCTTATCCCAGACGTTCTATGTAACGCTGGTGGGGTAATCGTATCTTACTTTGAATGGGTACAAGGTCTTCAGTCATTCTTCTGGGATTTAGACGAAGTTAACAAGCGTCTACACTCAATCATGAAAGATGCTTTTGAGAACGTTTACTCTGTTTCAAAAGAGTATAACTGTAACATGAAGTCAGCGGCCCTAGTTGCAGCTATCAGACGTCTTGAAAAAGCTATGAAGCTTAGAGGGCTATGGCCGTCATAG
- the pfkA gene encoding 6-phosphofructokinase — protein sequence MSKSSIKNIGVLCSGGDSPGMNCAIRAVVRTAIGEGLGVYGIQKGYEGLLENNIRELNVSSVGNILQHGGTILQTSRSKEFRTPEGRKKAADILKKRQIDALIVIGGDGSFNGAMALHQEHGIVVVGIPGTIDNDISGTDYTIGFDTAVQNAVEAVDKIRDTANSHARTFIVEVMGRKSPAIALKVGICTGAENVVLPTATIDYQKIAGDIDRGIKRGKTSSIIIAAEGEEAGIGYTIQKNLKDQFHLDAHVCILGHIQRGGNPTPTDRLIASQMGHSAVKAITSGQNASATVYVNGKVSLAPLADCLRKKNEFDVSEVELLTSLSI from the coding sequence ATGAGCAAGTCTTCTATTAAAAATATCGGTGTTCTTTGCAGTGGTGGCGATAGCCCGGGCATGAACTGCGCAATCAGAGCTGTCGTCAGAACGGCAATTGGAGAAGGCCTAGGCGTGTACGGTATTCAAAAAGGATATGAAGGTTTACTCGAAAACAATATCAGAGAACTCAATGTCTCTTCTGTAGGAAATATTCTTCAGCACGGTGGAACGATTCTTCAGACATCGCGCTCAAAAGAGTTCAGAACTCCTGAAGGAAGAAAAAAAGCAGCAGATATCTTAAAGAAACGACAGATTGACGCCCTGATTGTCATCGGCGGTGATGGATCATTTAACGGCGCCATGGCACTTCACCAGGAACACGGCATCGTTGTCGTAGGGATTCCAGGAACCATTGATAACGATATTAGTGGAACAGATTATACAATAGGATTTGATACTGCTGTTCAAAACGCAGTGGAAGCTGTGGATAAAATCAGAGACACCGCTAATTCTCACGCCCGTACTTTTATTGTCGAAGTAATGGGAAGAAAATCACCGGCCATCGCTCTTAAAGTTGGTATCTGCACTGGAGCAGAGAACGTAGTTCTTCCAACAGCGACTATTGATTACCAAAAAATTGCCGGAGATATCGACCGTGGGATTAAACGTGGAAAAACTTCATCAATTATTATCGCAGCAGAAGGTGAAGAAGCGGGTATCGGCTACACAATTCAAAAAAATTTAAAAGACCAATTCCATCTAGACGCTCACGTCTGTATCCTCGGTCACATTCAGCGCGGTGGAAACCCGACGCCAACAGACCGCTTGATTGCTTCGCAAATGGGGCATTCAGCGGTTAAGGCCATTACCAGCGGACAAAACGCCAGCGCGACCGTTTATGTTAACGGCAAAGTTTCACTTGCTCCACTTGCTGACTGTTTAAGAAAGAAGAATGAGTTTGACGTCAGCGAAGTCGAGTTACTGACTTCGCTGTCGATTTAA
- a CDS encoding FecR family protein, producing MKILSLICSLCFSVSVYASGFLPIANIVKISGHAFIDKEEIAIGAEVAKGMTITIPKKGDYIVVKFQNGHMVRFTEATVMIEELTEKTSLINLLKGQVHTLVKKLTPDETFKIKTKYASFGVRGTKFGVSLDEEKKKAYLCVCEGVVQATKGKLSANVSKNEDLWVGAQTKKLEVKPSTEQMFNMTNQVIEELERL from the coding sequence ATGAAGATCCTTAGTTTAATTTGCTCACTGTGCTTTTCTGTAAGTGTTTATGCTAGTGGCTTTCTTCCAATCGCCAATATTGTAAAAATTAGTGGCCATGCTTTTATTGATAAAGAGGAAATCGCTATAGGAGCAGAAGTTGCTAAGGGAATGACGATTACAATCCCTAAAAAAGGAGATTACATTGTCGTTAAATTTCAAAACGGTCATATGGTCAGATTCACAGAAGCTACTGTAATGATCGAAGAGCTGACAGAAAAAACAAGCCTGATTAATTTGTTAAAGGGACAGGTTCATACGCTGGTAAAAAAACTCACTCCAGATGAGACGTTTAAAATTAAAACTAAGTATGCCTCTTTTGGAGTGCGCGGAACTAAGTTCGGTGTAAGTCTGGATGAAGAAAAGAAAAAAGCTTATCTTTGTGTTTGTGAAGGAGTCGTACAGGCTACAAAGGGAAAGCTTAGTGCTAATGTAAGTAAAAATGAAGACCTTTGGGTTGGTGCCCAGACGAAGAAGTTAGAAGTGAAACCTTCAACTGAGCAAATGTTTAATATGACCAACCAGGTGATTGAAGAACTAGAGCGTTTGTAG